A genomic region of Conger conger chromosome 6, fConCon1.1, whole genome shotgun sequence contains the following coding sequences:
- the LOC133130433 gene encoding cytochrome P450 2F2-like isoform X2, whose product MKEALVTQSVEFAGRPKDHIAIDLTERKGVVMTDGSIWKEHRRFALTTLRNFGMGKRSMEERILGEISYIVTHLEKNAGKTTDPQTLFHEATFNIICTVLFGTRYKHEDEFLQLNIHCIRETAKIINGPWSMIYEMLPLLRNLPLPFQKAFENRDLMKKSLGDQVSQHKKSWVPGEPWDLIDCYLDKMEKRGDDGSSFSEEQLVFYLLDLLFAGTDTSSNTLLTAFLYLMTHPDVQERCQKEIDEVLGEKEQVSFEDRHRMPYTQAVIHEVQRVADTVPLSVIHATTKDTRLMGYDIPKGTLVIPNLSSVLSEENQWKFPHEFNPSNFLNDEEEFVKPEAFMPFSAGSRVCLGEGLARMELFLILVTLLRRFKFVWPEEAGVPDYTPVFGVTQTPKTYRMGVRLRQFNSVNS is encoded by the exons ATGAAGGAAGCACTGGTCACTCAATCTGTGGAGTTTGCTGGACGACCCAAAGACCATATTGCAATTGACCTAACAGAGAGGAAAG GGGTTGTCATGACTGACGGGTCAATATGGAAGGAGCACCGGAGATTTGCCCTCACAACCCTACGGAACTTTGGCATGGGGAAACGATCCATGGAGGAAAGGATTCTGGGAGAGATTTCCTACATAGTTACACATTTGGAAAAGAATGCTG GTAAAACTACAGACCCCCAGACCCTGTTCCACGAGGCCACATTCAACATTATCTGTACTGTCCTGTTTGGGACTCGATACAAACATGAAGATGAGTTTCTGCAGCTCAACATCCACTGTATCAGAGAAACGGCAAAGATCATCAATGGCCCCTGGTCCATG ATTTACGAAATGTTACCGCTGCTCAGGAACCTCCCCCTGCCCTTCCAGAAGGCCTTTGAGAACAGGGACCTGATGAAAAAGTCACTGGGAGACCAGGTGTCCCAACACAAGAAGTCTTGGGTCCCAGGAGAGCCATGGGACCTAATTGACTGCTACCTAGACAAAATGGAAAAG AGAGGAGATGATGGCTCCTCCTTCAGTGAAGAACAGCTGGTCTTTTATCTGCTGGACCTCCTCTTTGCTGGAACAGACACCAGCTCCAACACCCTCCTCACAGCCTTCCTGTACCTCATGACTCACCCAGATGTTCAGG AGAGGTGTCAGAAGGAGATCGATGAGGTTCTTGGAGAGAAGGAGCAGGTATCTTTTGAGGACAGGCACAGGATGCCCTACACACAGGCTGTGATCCACGAGGTTCAGCGAGTCGCCGACACGGTGCCACTCAGCGTGATACACGCCACCACCAAAGACACACGGCTGATGGGCTACGATATCCCCAAG GGAACCCTCGTCATCCCCAACCTCTCCTCTGTACTGAGTGAAGAAAACCAGTGGAAGTTTCCTCATGAGTTCAACCCCTCCAACTTCCTTAACGATGAGGAGGAGTTTGTGAAGCCAGAGGCCTTCATGCCCTTCTCTGCAG ggtcTCGGGTGTGTCTGGGAGAGGGTCTCGCACGCATGGAGCTCTTTCTGATTCTTGTGACGCTGCTACGCCGCTTCAAGTTCGTCTGGCCTGAAGAGGCAGGGGTACCTGACTACACCCCTGTTTTTGGTGTCACTCAGACACCCAAAACGTACAGAATGGGTGTTAGACTGAGGCAGTTCAACTCAGTAAACTCATAA
- the LOC133130433 gene encoding cytochrome P450 2F2-like isoform X1 yields MLGSVILLCISFSLFILFVRTRRPTNFPPGPRLIPIFGNLLQLNLVDLLNDLKKLSESYGKVYSIYLGRKPVVVLNGLQAMKEALVTQSVEFAGRPKDHIAIDLTERKGVVMTDGSIWKEHRRFALTTLRNFGMGKRSMEERILGEISYIVTHLEKNAGKTTDPQTLFHEATFNIICTVLFGTRYKHEDEFLQLNIHCIRETAKIINGPWSMIYEMLPLLRNLPLPFQKAFENRDLMKKSLGDQVSQHKKSWVPGEPWDLIDCYLDKMEKRGDDGSSFSEEQLVFYLLDLLFAGTDTSSNTLLTAFLYLMTHPDVQERCQKEIDEVLGEKEQVSFEDRHRMPYTQAVIHEVQRVADTVPLSVIHATTKDTRLMGYDIPKGTLVIPNLSSVLSEENQWKFPHEFNPSNFLNDEEEFVKPEAFMPFSAGSRVCLGEGLARMELFLILVTLLRRFKFVWPEEAGVPDYTPVFGVTQTPKTYRMGVRLRQFNSVNS; encoded by the exons ATGCTGGGCTCCGTGATTCTCCTCTGCATCAGCTTCAGCCTCTTTATCCTCTTCGTCAGAACTAGGAGGCCCACAAACTTCCCCCCCGGACCTCGACTCATCCCTATATTCGGAAACCTGCTGCAGCTGAACCTAGTTGATCTTCTCAATGATCTGAAGAAG CTGTCCGAGAGCTATGGGAAGGTCTACAGTATCTATCTTGGGAGGAAGCCAGTTGTGGTGCTCAATGGCCTGCAGGCAATGAAGGAAGCACTGGTCACTCAATCTGTGGAGTTTGCTGGACGACCCAAAGACCATATTGCAATTGACCTAACAGAGAGGAAAG GGGTTGTCATGACTGACGGGTCAATATGGAAGGAGCACCGGAGATTTGCCCTCACAACCCTACGGAACTTTGGCATGGGGAAACGATCCATGGAGGAAAGGATTCTGGGAGAGATTTCCTACATAGTTACACATTTGGAAAAGAATGCTG GTAAAACTACAGACCCCCAGACCCTGTTCCACGAGGCCACATTCAACATTATCTGTACTGTCCTGTTTGGGACTCGATACAAACATGAAGATGAGTTTCTGCAGCTCAACATCCACTGTATCAGAGAAACGGCAAAGATCATCAATGGCCCCTGGTCCATG ATTTACGAAATGTTACCGCTGCTCAGGAACCTCCCCCTGCCCTTCCAGAAGGCCTTTGAGAACAGGGACCTGATGAAAAAGTCACTGGGAGACCAGGTGTCCCAACACAAGAAGTCTTGGGTCCCAGGAGAGCCATGGGACCTAATTGACTGCTACCTAGACAAAATGGAAAAG AGAGGAGATGATGGCTCCTCCTTCAGTGAAGAACAGCTGGTCTTTTATCTGCTGGACCTCCTCTTTGCTGGAACAGACACCAGCTCCAACACCCTCCTCACAGCCTTCCTGTACCTCATGACTCACCCAGATGTTCAGG AGAGGTGTCAGAAGGAGATCGATGAGGTTCTTGGAGAGAAGGAGCAGGTATCTTTTGAGGACAGGCACAGGATGCCCTACACACAGGCTGTGATCCACGAGGTTCAGCGAGTCGCCGACACGGTGCCACTCAGCGTGATACACGCCACCACCAAAGACACACGGCTGATGGGCTACGATATCCCCAAG GGAACCCTCGTCATCCCCAACCTCTCCTCTGTACTGAGTGAAGAAAACCAGTGGAAGTTTCCTCATGAGTTCAACCCCTCCAACTTCCTTAACGATGAGGAGGAGTTTGTGAAGCCAGAGGCCTTCATGCCCTTCTCTGCAG ggtcTCGGGTGTGTCTGGGAGAGGGTCTCGCACGCATGGAGCTCTTTCTGATTCTTGTGACGCTGCTACGCCGCTTCAAGTTCGTCTGGCCTGAAGAGGCAGGGGTACCTGACTACACCCCTGTTTTTGGTGTCACTCAGACACCCAAAACGTACAGAATGGGTGTTAGACTGAGGCAGTTCAACTCAGTAAACTCATAA